In Populus alba chromosome 1, ASM523922v2, whole genome shotgun sequence, a single window of DNA contains:
- the LOC118034876 gene encoding uncharacterized protein: protein MDVSSKNPGRFCCPAFHNACSSKTCFLSVLFFFLFLFVAIGIAALVVVFILKPQEPRFSLETIRVDSYKLDAYSNSTLLISSVVSLLLNAQNHNKVGIKYSPSRLHIFHQGIPIGLIRVPQFYQPAHSDNVGLTAQISLPRLNVSRIFDQGVSKEKARKNVVQMKILGDARLHLLLSHLTLPKIKVALECDIVFNYKEFSFKDELFSMKVVQDLIASFPVKSESVSKKCKLAFYL from the exons ATGGATGTTTCTTCAAAAAATCCAGGTCGTTTTTGTTGCCCCGCATTCCATAATGCATGTTCTTCCAAGACCTGCTTTTTATCtgtgttgtttttctttctgttcCTATTCGTGGCCATCGGGATAGCTGCATTGGTTGTTGTCTTCATTTTGAAACCTCAAGAGCCAAGATTTTCTCTGGAGACGATAAGAGTGGATTCATACAAGCTCGATGCTTATTCCAATTCAACACTGTTGATTTCATCTGTTGTCTCTTTGTTACTAAACGCTCAAAACCACAACAAAGTTGGCATAAAATATAGCCCTTCCAGGCTTCATATTTTCCATCAAGGAATCCCAATAGGACTAATTCGAGTTCCTCAGTTCTATCAGCCAGCTCACAGTGACAACGTTGGTTTAACAGCACAGATTTCTCTTCCTCGTTTAAATGTCTCCAGAATTTTTGATCAAGGTGtctcaaaagaaaaggcaaggaAGAATGTCGTACAGATGAAAATATTAGGCGATGCTAGACTGCACCTGCTGTTATCTCATCTAACATTGCCCAAGATCAAG GTTGCCCTGGAATGTGACATAGTCTTCAACTACAAAGAGTTTTCATTCAAAGACGAGCTTTTTTCCATGAAAGTAGTTCAAGATCTTATA GCATCTTTTCCCGTTAAATCTGAATCAGTCTCCAAGAAGTGTAAATTAGCTTTCTATTTATAA